In Microbulbifer sp. GL-2, the following are encoded in one genomic region:
- a CDS encoding MFS transporter, whose translation MNSIERRALGGLASLYVFRMLGLFMVLPVLTVYGEGYRDSTPMLLGLAMGAYGLSQALLQIPLGLLSDRWGRKPVIYTGLALFAIGSVVAAQTDSVYGLIVGRILQGCGAIAAAVMALVADLTRDEKRGIAMAVIGASIGVAFMLAVILGPALAGAGGLPAIFWLTSGLAVLGMLLVWRIVPTPQVAKRPAVFSGGFRKVLSNGLTWRLVSGAFFSHLLLTAMFVALPLVLVDRLGWPAEEHWKLYGPLMLGTFILMLPLMRVAERSGKAGTALNFACVALAGGSAALLPMNGPVAVVLLLGIFFTGFNLLEALLPAQLTRKAPEDARGAASGLYATLQFFGTFVGGSLGGYLFGLGGAGAVAWLGFIVLLAWILLWWLLRERASDAREGSAY comes from the coding sequence ATGAATTCCATTGAGCGCCGGGCCCTGGGCGGGCTGGCTTCCCTTTATGTCTTTCGTATGCTCGGCCTGTTTATGGTGCTGCCGGTTCTCACAGTTTACGGTGAAGGCTACCGCGATAGCACACCGATGCTGCTGGGCCTGGCCATGGGCGCCTATGGACTGAGCCAGGCACTATTGCAGATTCCCTTGGGGCTTCTTTCTGACCGCTGGGGCCGCAAACCTGTTATCTATACCGGTCTGGCCCTGTTTGCCATTGGCAGTGTGGTTGCCGCGCAGACAGATTCGGTCTACGGCCTGATTGTGGGCAGAATTCTGCAGGGTTGTGGTGCTATTGCCGCGGCGGTCATGGCCTTGGTTGCCGATCTCACGCGGGATGAGAAGCGGGGCATAGCAATGGCTGTGATCGGGGCATCCATCGGTGTGGCGTTTATGTTGGCAGTGATACTTGGCCCGGCACTTGCGGGAGCTGGTGGCCTGCCGGCTATTTTCTGGCTTACCTCGGGGTTGGCTGTACTGGGGATGCTGTTAGTCTGGCGAATAGTGCCGACTCCCCAAGTCGCAAAGCGCCCGGCGGTTTTTAGTGGTGGTTTTCGCAAGGTTCTAAGCAACGGCCTTACCTGGAGATTGGTTTCTGGGGCTTTCTTTTCCCACCTTTTGTTGACTGCCATGTTCGTTGCGTTGCCGCTGGTGCTGGTCGACAGGCTTGGATGGCCGGCAGAGGAGCACTGGAAGCTATACGGCCCGCTAATGCTGGGTACTTTCATTCTGATGTTGCCCCTGATGCGGGTGGCTGAGCGCAGCGGTAAGGCTGGCACGGCTTTGAACTTCGCCTGTGTTGCCCTGGCCGGGGGCAGCGCGGCATTGTTGCCGATGAATGGTCCTGTAGCTGTAGTATTGCTGTTGGGGATTTTCTTTACCGGTTTCAACCTGCTTGAAGCTCTGTTACCTGCACAGTTGACCCGCAAAGCACCTGAGGATGCCCGTGGTGCCGCTTCGGGGCTCTACGCTACTTTGCAGTTTTTCGGCACTTTTGTTGGTGGAAGTCTGGGCGGCTACCTGTTTGGTCTTGGGGGTGCCGGTGCAGTGGCATGGCTTGGCTTTATCGTACTGCTGGCCTGGATTTTACTCTGGTGGTTGCTGCGTGAACGAGCGTCAGATGCCCGAGAGGGTAGTGCTTACTAA
- the ssb gene encoding single-stranded DNA-binding protein → MARGINKVILIGNLGNDPETKYMPSGGAVTNVSLATSESWKDKQTGQQQERTEWHRVVFFNRLAEIAGEYLRKGSKVYIEGSLRTRKWQDKNSGQDRYTTEIVASEMQMLDGRGEQGGFGQGMGGAGMGAAGMGGQSVGGGQGGYEQQGGFQGGYQQGSQDSFAQGRTAPSPMAPSNKQQPQQQPNQGATGGFDNSFDDDIPF, encoded by the coding sequence ATGGCCAGGGGGATCAATAAAGTAATTCTGATCGGTAATCTGGGAAACGATCCGGAAACCAAATATATGCCGAGTGGCGGTGCTGTCACCAATGTGAGCCTGGCCACGAGTGAGAGCTGGAAGGACAAGCAGACCGGACAGCAGCAGGAGCGAACCGAGTGGCACCGAGTGGTGTTCTTCAACCGCCTGGCTGAGATTGCCGGTGAGTACTTGCGTAAGGGCTCTAAAGTGTACATTGAGGGCTCATTGCGCACCCGTAAATGGCAGGACAAGAATAGCGGCCAGGACCGCTACACTACCGAGATTGTTGCCAGTGAAATGCAGATGCTCGACGGACGTGGAGAGCAGGGCGGTTTTGGCCAGGGTATGGGTGGTGCTGGAATGGGTGCTGCAGGTATGGGCGGTCAGTCTGTGGGCGGAGGCCAGGGGGGCTACGAACAGCAGGGTGGTTTCCAGGGAGGCTACCAGCAAGGCAGCCAGGACTCTTTTGCACAAGGGCGCACAGCCCCATCACCGATGGCGCCATCCAACAAGCAGCAGCCTCAGCAGCAGCCCAACCAGGGGGCCACTGGAGGCTTCGATAACAGCTTTGACGACGATATTCCCTTCTAA
- a CDS encoding mannose-1-phosphate guanylyltransferase/mannose-6-phosphate isomerase — protein MIPVILCGGTGSRLWPLSREAYPKQFLPLIGSETMLQATVRRLEGIQQLQAPILVCNEEHRFAAAEQLQEIGHGAQTILLEPCARNTAPAIALAALAALEAGEDPLLLVLPADHVVADVTAFQKAAQTAQTLAGLGHLVTFGIVPTRAETGYGYIRRGEVLAAEAWRVAEFVEKPDTNTAESYLAGGEYSWNSGMFLFRASRYLEELKEHRSDILDACRRAFEGAVRDLDFTRVDGEAFAACAKESVDYAVMEPTESAAVVPMDAGWSDVGSWLGLWELAERDADDNLLQGDVLLQDSESCLVRAESRLVSLLGVKDLVVVDTDDALLIAEKQRVQDVKKLVSSLKRSGRSEARRHRKVDRPWGYYDSIDAGPRFQVKRIVVKPGQQLSLQMHHHRAEHWIVVRGTAKVTRGDEELLITENQSTYIPLGVVHRLENPGTIPLELIEVQSGSYLGEDDIVRFDDDYGRG, from the coding sequence ATGATCCCTGTAATTCTCTGCGGTGGTACAGGCTCCCGCTTGTGGCCACTCTCCCGTGAGGCCTACCCCAAGCAATTTCTGCCATTAATCGGCAGCGAAACCATGCTGCAGGCTACGGTGCGACGGCTGGAGGGTATACAGCAGTTGCAGGCCCCCATTTTAGTGTGCAATGAGGAGCATCGTTTTGCCGCAGCAGAACAGCTGCAGGAGATTGGCCATGGAGCCCAGACGATCCTACTGGAGCCCTGTGCACGCAATACGGCGCCGGCTATCGCTCTCGCGGCGCTAGCGGCATTGGAGGCTGGTGAGGACCCATTGCTGCTCGTGTTGCCGGCAGATCATGTCGTGGCTGATGTGACAGCTTTTCAGAAAGCAGCGCAGACGGCACAGACCCTGGCGGGGCTCGGGCACCTGGTAACCTTTGGTATTGTGCCGACCCGGGCCGAAACCGGCTATGGCTACATTCGCCGTGGAGAGGTTTTGGCTGCTGAAGCGTGGAGAGTGGCGGAATTTGTCGAAAAGCCGGATACGAATACTGCTGAGTCCTATCTGGCTGGTGGAGAATACTCCTGGAATAGTGGCATGTTTCTGTTCCGGGCTTCTCGTTATCTGGAGGAGCTAAAAGAACACCGGAGCGATATTCTCGATGCTTGCCGCAGGGCTTTTGAAGGCGCTGTCCGGGATTTGGATTTTACCCGGGTGGACGGGGAAGCCTTTGCAGCCTGCGCTAAAGAGTCGGTGGATTATGCGGTGATGGAGCCCACCGAGTCCGCTGCGGTGGTGCCTATGGACGCGGGTTGGAGCGATGTGGGTTCCTGGCTCGGACTCTGGGAACTGGCGGAGCGGGATGCCGATGACAATCTGCTGCAGGGAGATGTCTTGCTGCAGGATAGTGAAAGCTGTCTTGTGCGGGCGGAGAGTCGTCTGGTTAGCCTATTAGGTGTGAAAGACCTGGTGGTTGTCGATACTGATGATGCCCTGTTGATCGCCGAAAAGCAGCGGGTACAGGATGTTAAGAAGCTTGTGAGCAGCCTCAAGCGCTCCGGGCGCAGTGAGGCTCGGCGCCATCGCAAAGTCGATCGGCCCTGGGGCTATTACGATTCTATTGATGCTGGGCCACGCTTCCAGGTAAAGCGTATTGTGGTCAAGCCGGGGCAGCAGCTGTCCCTGCAAATGCATCATCACCGGGCCGAACACTGGATCGTGGTGCGCGGTACTGCCAAGGTTACCCGCGGTGATGAAGAGTTGTTGATTACTGAGAATCAGTCCACCTACATCCCTCTGGGGGTGGTACATAGACTGGAAAACCCGGGAACCATTCCCCTCGAGCTTATAGAGGTCCAATCCGGTAGCTATCTCGGGGAGGATGATATCGTTCGCTTTGATGATGACTATGGCCGTGGTTAG